In Desulfovibrio sp. 86, the following proteins share a genomic window:
- the ruvC gene encoding crossover junction endodeoxyribonuclease RuvC codes for MATCNTKGTVTVLGIDPGSQRTGWGVVRETSGVLQLVDCGVVRTASAGKEFSDRLARIYHELSAIVARLKPDEAAIEQVFTAQNAASALKLGQARGVAVAACAAYGLVIRDYEPTLVKKSLVGTGRAEKEQVSFMVQRLLNVKNADWALDTSDALAVAICHLTMRRFAALAGK; via the coding sequence ATGGCGACGTGCAACACCAAAGGAACCGTCACGGTTCTGGGCATCGACCCCGGCTCGCAGCGTACGGGATGGGGCGTGGTGCGCGAGACTTCAGGCGTCTTGCAGCTGGTGGACTGCGGCGTGGTGCGCACAGCCTCGGCGGGCAAGGAATTTTCTGACCGTCTGGCGCGCATCTATCATGAGCTTTCAGCCATCGTGGCCCGCCTCAAACCCGACGAAGCCGCCATTGAGCAGGTTTTTACCGCACAAAACGCGGCCAGCGCCCTCAAGCTGGGGCAGGCCAGGGGCGTGGCTGTGGCCGCCTGCGCCGCCTACGGACTTGTCATTCGCGACTATGAACCGACGCTCGTAAAAAAATCTCTTGTGGGCACGGGCCGCGCCGAAAAGGAACAGGTGTCCTTTATGGTGCAGCGTCTGCTCAACGTCAAAAACGCCGACTGGGCGCTGGATACTTCGGACGCTCTGGCCGTGGCCATCTGCCATTTGACCATGAGGCGCTTTGCCGCCCTAGCGGGGAAGTAG
- a CDS encoding Bax inhibitor-1/YccA family protein, which translates to MLNTRSVAQSGVSSVASIYMRQVYQWMTVGLGVTTLMAWFVASTPAVQQVIFGNSLIMIALIVAQFGLVIAISAAVHKMSGGTATGLFLLYSALTGATLSSIFVIYPIASITNAFLVTTGTFLAMTVYGTVTKRDLTAMGSFLFMGLIGIVIAMVVNIFLKSAMMDFVVSCLGVLIFTGLTAYDTQKLRRFGESAPLDDATAVRRGAILGALTLYLDFINLFLMLLRLFGGNRN; encoded by the coding sequence ATGTTGAATACCCGCAGTGTCGCGCAAAGCGGCGTCAGTAGCGTTGCTTCCATTTACATGCGTCAGGTTTACCAGTGGATGACCGTGGGCCTTGGCGTCACCACCCTTATGGCCTGGTTTGTCGCAAGCACGCCCGCCGTACAGCAGGTCATTTTTGGCAATTCGCTGATCATGATTGCCCTGATCGTGGCCCAGTTCGGCCTGGTCATCGCCATTTCAGCCGCCGTGCACAAAATGTCCGGCGGCACGGCCACCGGCCTCTTTCTGCTGTATTCGGCGCTGACAGGGGCTACGCTGTCATCCATTTTTGTAATCTACCCCATCGCGTCTATCACAAACGCCTTTTTGGTCACCACAGGCACCTTTTTGGCCATGACCGTCTACGGCACAGTGACCAAACGCGATCTGACCGCCATGGGCAGCTTCCTGTTCATGGGCCTCATCGGCATTGTCATCGCCATGGTCGTCAATATCTTCCTGAAGAGCGCCATGATGGACTTTGTGGTGAGCTGCCTTGGCGTACTTATTTTTACGGGCCTCACCGCCTATGACACGCAAAAGCTGCGCCGGTTCGGCGAAAGCGCCCCTCTGGACGATGCGACGGCCGTGCGCCGTGGCGCCATCCTGGGCGCGCTGACCCTGTATCTGGACTTTATCAATCTTTTCCTCATGCTGCTGCGCCTTTTCGGCGGCAACCGCAACTGA
- a CDS encoding peptidylprolyl isomerase yields MKFFRSGVMFRALALSFCLMAAPLMAVGFGFSSAHAATPDPAVKLETNYGDIIVRLDARKAPISTANFVQYVKSGFYDGTIFHRVIKSFMIQGGGFTPDLKQKETRAAIRNEADNGLKNKKYTIAMARTGEPHSATAQFFINTKDNDFLDFKSQTPQGWGYAVFGKVLKGQEVVDKIAAVTTGKKGYYDDVPMENVIIKKAVIVE; encoded by the coding sequence ATGAAATTTTTCCGTTCCGGCGTCATGTTTCGCGCCCTGGCCCTGTCTTTCTGCCTGATGGCGGCCCCGCTCATGGCCGTGGGGTTCGGTTTTTCTTCCGCTCATGCCGCCACTCCCGATCCGGCTGTGAAGCTTGAGACAAACTATGGCGACATCATCGTGCGCCTGGACGCCCGCAAAGCCCCCATCAGCACCGCCAACTTTGTGCAGTACGTCAAATCTGGTTTTTACGACGGCACTATTTTTCACCGTGTCATCAAGAGTTTCATGATTCAGGGCGGCGGTTTCACGCCTGACCTGAAGCAGAAAGAAACCCGCGCCGCCATCCGCAACGAAGCGGACAACGGCCTCAAGAACAAAAAGTACACCATCGCCATGGCCCGCACCGGCGAGCCGCACTCGGCAACCGCCCAGTTCTTCATCAATACCAAGGACAACGATTTTCTGGACTTCAAGAGCCAGACGCCCCAGGGCTGGGGCTATGCGGTCTTTGGCAAGGTGCTCAAGGGGCAGGAAGTGGTGGACAAGATCGCCGCCGTCACCACTGGCAAAAAAGGCTATTATGACGACGTGCCTATGGAAAACGTCATCATCAAGAAGGCCGTGATTGTTGAGTAG
- the rnr gene encoding ribonuclease R, with the protein MKKQKNLRGGTGATAIAGSVPSHEELLQTLAAQNRPMRLDGLLRILGLARRDRKELEAALEDLEQQGRALRLRGGLWIRPESLKSITGRFSALREGAGFVTPMRLADADDLGGARWEFAGDKDIYIPAAQNGGAWHKDMVRVALAPGAPRGPSAEGRVLEVLERGLKEVPAHVIDRHGKTLFCRPADSRLPADFNVELPEGTPVPALGTLVLLEPVKSLASDLWSARLLGDYGREDDVAVQEELVKLNHEVPRDFPAGVLAEAQALPGEPEEADFKGRQDVRHLALVTIDGADARDFDDAIHVEEQPGGKGWILRVAIADVSHYVRPRGRGCPGALDAEALSRGNSWYFPRSVEPMLPEILSNGLCSLRPNVNRLAMLAEIPFTAKGQPGKPRFSQAVMRSAARLTYDQVKACLLDKDAAALADLKAQDRGEEVLAMLDKAFALYAVLRDVRRQRGTLDFDLPEAECRLDDLGRVAWLGHRLRHDAHRLIEEFMIAANEAVARHLRDADIPFLYRIHPEPDPERLESLFDTLEATGFENLPPRPTAASMQGVLAAVQGTPQEFLVNRLCLRAMPQARYMPVNEGHFGLASVAYCHFTSPIRRYADLLTHRALKTSLGLDVGPVPAGQKLLRIADQLNRRERAAMACEREMDRRLGCLALLPRVGEHFSGIVAGVTDFGVFVELTEMPVEGMIRVEDLGDDWYDFDARTMSLVGQHSGIIWHMGQKLDVALSEVNLGRLEIRLMPLELPKGMGSRGARNARGKGVRGKGAGAGRAAGGRKGSSSGWKLVSPGDGDGRSKNGTSGKPARKGKKNGAGKPAQPGRPSARKGNGQGGQGSKGGKNGPAAPAKSGRPGKKSAGKRG; encoded by the coding sequence ATGAAAAAACAAAAAAATCTTCGCGGCGGCACTGGTGCCACCGCGATCGCTGGCAGCGTTCCTTCTCATGAAGAACTGCTGCAAACGCTTGCCGCCCAGAACCGCCCCATGCGCCTGGACGGCCTTTTACGCATTCTGGGACTTGCCCGCCGCGACAGAAAAGAACTGGAAGCCGCGCTGGAAGACCTTGAACAGCAGGGCCGCGCGCTACGACTGCGCGGGGGCCTGTGGATACGGCCCGAAAGCCTGAAAAGCATTACCGGACGCTTCAGCGCCCTGCGCGAGGGCGCGGGTTTTGTGACGCCCATGCGTCTTGCCGATGCTGACGACCTGGGCGGTGCGCGCTGGGAGTTTGCCGGAGACAAGGACATCTACATCCCCGCCGCGCAGAACGGCGGCGCATGGCACAAGGATATGGTGCGCGTGGCCCTTGCGCCCGGCGCGCCGCGCGGGCCTTCGGCTGAAGGGCGCGTCCTTGAAGTGCTTGAACGCGGCCTCAAGGAAGTGCCCGCGCATGTGATCGACCGCCACGGCAAGACCCTCTTCTGCCGCCCGGCGGACAGCCGCCTGCCCGCCGACTTCAATGTGGAACTGCCCGAAGGCACGCCAGTCCCGGCCCTGGGAACCCTTGTGCTGCTGGAACCCGTCAAGTCGCTGGCCTCCGACCTGTGGAGCGCCCGCCTCTTGGGCGACTACGGGCGCGAGGACGACGTGGCCGTGCAGGAAGAACTGGTCAAGCTCAATCACGAAGTGCCCCGCGACTTTCCCGCCGGAGTTCTGGCCGAGGCCCAGGCCCTGCCCGGAGAACCGGAAGAGGCCGACTTCAAGGGCCGACAGGACGTGCGCCATCTCGCGCTCGTGACCATTGACGGCGCTGACGCCAGGGACTTTGACGACGCCATCCACGTGGAGGAGCAGCCCGGAGGCAAGGGCTGGATTCTGCGCGTGGCCATTGCCGACGTGAGCCATTATGTGCGCCCGCGCGGGCGCGGCTGCCCCGGCGCGCTTGACGCCGAAGCCCTTTCGCGCGGCAATTCCTGGTATTTTCCCCGCTCCGTGGAACCCATGCTGCCCGAAATTCTGTCCAACGGTTTGTGCAGCCTGCGCCCCAACGTGAACAGGCTGGCCATGCTGGCGGAAATTCCCTTTACCGCCAAGGGGCAGCCAGGCAAGCCGCGTTTTTCGCAGGCTGTCATGCGCTCGGCGGCGCGCCTGACCTATGATCAGGTCAAGGCCTGCCTGCTGGACAAGGACGCCGCCGCCCTCGCCGACCTCAAGGCGCAGGATCGTGGCGAAGAAGTGCTGGCCATGCTGGACAAGGCCTTTGCGCTTTATGCCGTCTTGCGCGACGTGCGCCGCCAGCGCGGCACGCTGGACTTTGACCTGCCCGAAGCGGAATGCCGGCTGGACGACCTTGGCCGCGTGGCCTGGCTTGGGCACCGCCTGCGGCACGATGCCCACCGCCTCATTGAAGAATTCATGATCGCGGCCAACGAGGCCGTGGCCCGTCACCTGCGTGACGCGGACATTCCCTTTCTCTACCGCATACACCCCGAACCGGACCCCGAAAGGCTTGAAAGCCTTTTTGACACGCTGGAAGCCACGGGTTTTGAAAACCTGCCGCCCCGGCCCACGGCGGCCTCCATGCAGGGCGTACTGGCCGCTGTCCAGGGCACGCCGCAGGAATTCCTGGTCAACCGCCTCTGCCTGCGGGCCATGCCCCAGGCGCGCTACATGCCCGTTAACGAGGGGCACTTCGGGCTGGCTTCCGTGGCCTATTGTCACTTTACCTCGCCCATCCGCCGGTATGCCGACCTGCTCACCCACAGGGCGCTCAAAACGTCGCTGGGGCTGGATGTCGGGCCTGTGCCCGCCGGTCAGAAGCTTTTACGCATCGCCGACCAGCTGAACAGGCGCGAACGGGCGGCCATGGCCTGCGAACGCGAGATGGACCGCCGCCTGGGCTGCCTTGCCCTGTTGCCCCGCGTGGGCGAACATTTCAGCGGCATTGTGGCGGGCGTGACGGACTTTGGCGTCTTTGTGGAACTGACCGAAATGCCTGTGGAAGGCATGATCCGCGTGGAAGACCTGGGCGACGACTGGTACGACTTTGACGCCCGCACCATGAGCCTTGTGGGCCAGCATTCCGGCATCATCTGGCACATGGGCCAAAAGCTGGACGTGGCCCTGAGCGAAGTGAATCTGGGCCGCCTTGAAATCCGCCTCATGCCGCTGGAGCTGCCCAAGGGCATGGGCAGCCGGGGCGCGCGAAACGCACGCGGCAAAGGCGTGCGCGGCAAGGGCGCCGGGGCGGGCCGCGCTGCCGGGGGCCGCAAGGGTTCATCCTCCGGCTGGAAGCTGGTTTCACCCGGCGACGGCGATGGCCGCTCCAAAAACGGAACATCGGGCAAACCCGCCAGAAAAGGCAAAAAGAACGGCGCGGGCAAACCTGCCCAGCCCGGCAGACCGTCGGCCCGTAAAGGCAACGGCCAAGGCGGCCAAGGCAGCAAGGGCGGCAAAAACGGTCCGGCCGCGCCCGCAAAATCCGGCAGGCCCGGCAAGAAATCAGCAGGAAAACGCGGCTGA